A single region of the Pan troglodytes isolate AG18354 chromosome 18, NHGRI_mPanTro3-v2.0_pri, whole genome shotgun sequence genome encodes:
- the TSNAXIP1 gene encoding translin-associated factor X-interacting protein 1 isoform X15, whose product MGGHLSPWPTYTSGQTILQNRKPCSDDYRKRVGSCQQHPFHTAKPRYLEELENYLRKELLLLDLGTDSTQELRLQPYREIFEFFIEDFKTYKPLLSSIKNAYEGMLAHQREKIRALEPLKAKLVTVNEDCNERILAMRAEEKYEISLLKKEKMNLLKLIDKKNEEKISLQSEVTKLRKNLAEEYLHYLSERDARKILIADLNELRYQREDMSLAQSPGIWGEDPVKLTLALTMTRQDLTRTQMELNTMKANFGDVVPRRDFEMQEKTNKHLQEQEIQRTSTPRPDWTKCKDVVAGGPDRWQMLAEGKNSDQLVDVLLEEIGSGLLREKDFFPGLGYGEAIPAFLRFDGLVENKKPSKKDVVNLLKDAWKERLAEEQKETFPDFFFNFLEHRFGPSDAMAWAYTIFENIKIFHSNEVMSQFYAVLMGKRSENVYVTQKEIVAQLLKEMTNADSQNEGLLTMEQFNTVLKSTFPLKTEEQIQELMEAGGWHLSSSNADLLNYRSLFMEDEEGQSEPFVQKLWEQYMDEKDEYLRQLKQELGIELHEEVTLPKLRGGLMTIDPSLDKQTVNTYMSQAFQLPESEMPEEGDEKEEAVVEILQTALERLQVIDIRRVGPREPEPAS is encoded by the exons ATGGGTGGGCACCTGTCCCCATGGCCCACATACACCAGTGGCCAGACCATTTTGCAAAATCGAAAACCCTGTTCAGATGACTACCGGAAGCGAGTAGG GAGCTGCCAGCAGCACCCCTTTCACACTGCCAAGCCCCGGTACTTGGAGGAACTGGAAAACTACCTACGCAAGGAGCTCCTCCTACTGGACCTGGGCACAGATTCCACCCAGGAACTAAGGCTGCAG CCTTACAGAGAGATCTTTGAGTTCTTCATAGAGGACTTCAAAACGTACAAGCCATTACTATCCTCCATCAAGAATGCGTATGAGGGGATGCTGG CCCACCAAAGGGAGAAGATTCGGGCTCTGGAGCCCCTGAAGGCCAAGCTTGTCACTGTGAATGAGGACTGCAATGAGAGGATCCTGGCCATGAGAGCTGAGGAGAAATATGAAATCTCCCTGCTCAAGAAAGAGAAGATGAACTTGCTAAAACTCATCGACAAAAAGAATGAGGAGAAGATTTCATTGCAGAGTGAG GTGACCAAACTGAGGAAGAACTTGGCTGAGGAGTACCTGCACTACCTCAGTGAGCGAGATGCCCGTAAGATCCTCATCGCAGACCTGAATGAGCTGCGGTACCAGCGGGAGGACATGTCATTAGCCCAGTCACCAG GCATCTGGGGGGAGGACCCTGTGAAGTTAACCCTGGCTCTTACGATGACCCGGCAAGACCTGACCCGCACGCAGATGGAACTCAACACCATGAAGGCCAACTTTGGAGATGTGGTCCCCAGGAGGGACTTTGAAATGCAGGAGAAGACCAACAAGCATCTTCAGGAGCAG GAGATCCAGCGCACTTCCACGCCGCGGCCTGACTGGACCAAGTGCAAAG ATGTGGTGGCTGGGGGCCCAGATCGCTGGCAGATGCTGGCTGAGGGCAAGAACAGCGACCAGCTGGTGGACGTGCTCCTGGAAGAGATTGGTTCGGGGCTGCTGCGGGAGAAAGACTTCTTCCCTGGTCTG GGCTATGGGGAAGCCATCCCTGCTTTTCTTCGGTTTGATGGCCTCGTGGAGAACAAGAAGCCAAGCAAGAAGGACGTGGTCAACCTCCTCAAGGATGCCTGGAAGGAACGTCTTGCTGAGGAGCAG AAAGAGACATTCCCGGATTTCTTCTTCAATTTCCTGGAGCATCGCTTTGGGCCCAGTGATGCCATGGCCTGGGCTTatactatttttgaaaatatcaagatCTTCCACTCCAACGAGGTTATGAGTCAGTTCTATGCAGTCTTGATGGGAAAG CGGAGTGAGAATGTGTATGTCACCCAGAAGGAGATAGTAGCCCAGCTGCTGAAGGAGATGACAAATGCTGACAGTCAGAATGAGGGGCTACTAACCATGGAGCAGTTCAA CACTGTCCTCAAGAGTACCTTCCCTCTCAAGACAGAAGAGCAAATCCAGGAGCTGATggaggcagggggctggcatCTCAGCAGCAGCAATGCAGACTTGCTCAACTACCGCTCACTGTTTATGGAG GATGAGGAGGGCCAGAGTGAGCCCTTTGTGCAAAAACTCTGGGAACAATACATGGATGAGAAGGACGAGTACTTACGGCAGCTAAAGCAGGAGCTGGGCATAGAACT CCATGAGGAAGTGACTCTGCCCAAGCTGCGAGGGGGCCTGATGACCATCGACCCCAGCCTGGACAAGCAGACAGTGAACACCTACATGAGCCAGGCCTTCCAGCTCCCTGAGTCGGAAATGCCAGAGGAGGGTGACGAGAAGGAAGAAGCCGTGGTGGAAATCCTCCAGACTGCCCTGGAGCGGCTTCAGGTGATTGACATCAGGCGTGTGGGACCTCGAGAGCCAGAGCCTGCAAGCTAG
- the TSNAXIP1 gene encoding translin-associated factor X-interacting protein 1 isoform X13, whose translation MACQQSRYHSFSSASRLQPRPSGVTIDESFLTEDKSTQNRKLLQKRRTLELPAAPLSHCQAPVLGGTGKLPTQGAPPTGPGHRFHPGTKAAAHQREKIRALEPLKAKLVTVNEDCNERILAMRAEEKYEISLLKKEKMNLLKLIDKKNEEKISLQSEVTKLRKNLAEEYLHYLSERDARKILIADLNELRYQREDMSLAQSPGIWGEDPVKLTLALTMTRQDLTRTQMELNTMKANFGDVVPRRDFEMQEKTNKHLQEQLDTLRASYEEVRKEHEILMQLHMSTLKERDQFFSELQEIQRTSTPRPDWTKCKDVVAGGPDRWQMLAEGKNSDQLVDVLLEEIGSGLLREKDFFPGLGYGEAIPAFLRFDGLVENKKPSKKDVVNLLKDAWKERLAEEQKETFPDFFFNFLEHRFGPSDAMAWAYTIFENIKIFHSNEVMSQFYAVLMGKRSENVYVTQKEIVAQLLKEMTNADSQNEGLLTMEQFNTVLKSTFPLKTEEQIQELMEAGGWHLSSSNADLLNYRSLFMEDEEGQSEPFVQKLWEQYMDEKDEYLRQLKQELGIELHEEVTLPKLRGGLMTIDPSLDKQTVNTYMSQAFQLPESEMPEEGDEKEEAVVEILQTALERLQVIDIRRVGPREPEPAS comes from the exons GAGCTGCCAGCAGCACCCCTTTCACACTGCCAAGCCCCGGTACTTGGAGGAACTGGAAAACTACCTACGCAAGGAGCTCCTCCTACTGGACCTGGGCACAGATTCCACCCAGGAACTAAGGCTGCAG CCCACCAAAGGGAGAAGATTCGGGCTCTGGAGCCCCTGAAGGCCAAGCTTGTCACTGTGAATGAGGACTGCAATGAGAGGATCCTGGCCATGAGAGCTGAGGAGAAATATGAAATCTCCCTGCTCAAGAAAGAGAAGATGAACTTGCTAAAACTCATCGACAAAAAGAATGAGGAGAAGATTTCATTGCAGAGTGAG GTGACCAAACTGAGGAAGAACTTGGCTGAGGAGTACCTGCACTACCTCAGTGAGCGAGATGCCCGTAAGATCCTCATCGCAGACCTGAATGAGCTGCGGTACCAGCGGGAGGACATGTCATTAGCCCAGTCACCAG GCATCTGGGGGGAGGACCCTGTGAAGTTAACCCTGGCTCTTACGATGACCCGGCAAGACCTGACCCGCACGCAGATGGAACTCAACACCATGAAGGCCAACTTTGGAGATGTGGTCCCCAGGAGGGACTTTGAAATGCAGGAGAAGACCAACAAGCATCTTCAGGAGCAG CTGGACACCCTGAGAGCCAGCTACGAGGAGGTTCGCAAGGAGCATGAGATCCTCATGCAGCTGCACATGAGCACGCTGAAGGAACGGGACCAATTCTTCTCTGAGCTGCAGGAGATCCAGCGCACTTCCACGCCGCGGCCTGACTGGACCAAGTGCAAAG ATGTGGTGGCTGGGGGCCCAGATCGCTGGCAGATGCTGGCTGAGGGCAAGAACAGCGACCAGCTGGTGGACGTGCTCCTGGAAGAGATTGGTTCGGGGCTGCTGCGGGAGAAAGACTTCTTCCCTGGTCTG GGCTATGGGGAAGCCATCCCTGCTTTTCTTCGGTTTGATGGCCTCGTGGAGAACAAGAAGCCAAGCAAGAAGGACGTGGTCAACCTCCTCAAGGATGCCTGGAAGGAACGTCTTGCTGAGGAGCAG AAAGAGACATTCCCGGATTTCTTCTTCAATTTCCTGGAGCATCGCTTTGGGCCCAGTGATGCCATGGCCTGGGCTTatactatttttgaaaatatcaagatCTTCCACTCCAACGAGGTTATGAGTCAGTTCTATGCAGTCTTGATGGGAAAG CGGAGTGAGAATGTGTATGTCACCCAGAAGGAGATAGTAGCCCAGCTGCTGAAGGAGATGACAAATGCTGACAGTCAGAATGAGGGGCTACTAACCATGGAGCAGTTCAA CACTGTCCTCAAGAGTACCTTCCCTCTCAAGACAGAAGAGCAAATCCAGGAGCTGATggaggcagggggctggcatCTCAGCAGCAGCAATGCAGACTTGCTCAACTACCGCTCACTGTTTATGGAG GATGAGGAGGGCCAGAGTGAGCCCTTTGTGCAAAAACTCTGGGAACAATACATGGATGAGAAGGACGAGTACTTACGGCAGCTAAAGCAGGAGCTGGGCATAGAACT CCATGAGGAAGTGACTCTGCCCAAGCTGCGAGGGGGCCTGATGACCATCGACCCCAGCCTGGACAAGCAGACAGTGAACACCTACATGAGCCAGGCCTTCCAGCTCCCTGAGTCGGAAATGCCAGAGGAGGGTGACGAGAAGGAAGAAGCCGTGGTGGAAATCCTCCAGACTGCCCTGGAGCGGCTTCAGGTGATTGACATCAGGCGTGTGGGACCTCGAGAGCCAGAGCCTGCAAGCTAG
- the TSNAXIP1 gene encoding translin-associated factor X-interacting protein 1 isoform X11, translating to MACQQSRYHSFSSASRLQPRPSGVTIDESFLTEDKSTQNRKLLQKRRTLELPAAPLSHCQAPVLGGTGKLPTQGAPPTGPGHRFHPGTKAAAHQREKIRALEPLKAKLVTVNEDCNERILAMRAEEKYEISLLKKEKMNLLKLIDKKNEEKISLQSEVTKLRKNLAEEYLHYLSERDARKILIADLNELRYQREDMSLAQSPGIWGEDPVKLTLALTMTRQDLTRTQMELNTMKANFGDVVPRRDFEMQEKTNKHLQEQLDTLRASYEEVRKEHEILMQLHMSTLKERDQFFSELQEIQRTSTPRPDWTKCKDSSSLSPHADVVAGGPDRWQMLAEGKNSDQLVDVLLEEIGSGLLREKDFFPGLGYGEAIPAFLRFDGLVENKKPSKKDVVNLLKDAWKERLAEEQKETFPDFFFNFLEHRFGPSDAMAWAYTIFENIKIFHSNEVMSQFYAVLMGKRSENVYVTQKEIVAQLLKEMTNADSQNEGLLTMEQFNTVLKSTFPLKTEEQIQELMEAGGWHLSSSNADLLNYRSLFMEDEEGQSEPFVQKLWEQYMDEKDEYLRQLKQELGIELHEEVTLPKLRGGLMTIDPSLDKQTVNTYMSQAFQLPESEMPEEGDEKEEAVVEILQTALERLQVIDIRRVGPREPEPAS from the exons GAGCTGCCAGCAGCACCCCTTTCACACTGCCAAGCCCCGGTACTTGGAGGAACTGGAAAACTACCTACGCAAGGAGCTCCTCCTACTGGACCTGGGCACAGATTCCACCCAGGAACTAAGGCTGCAG CCCACCAAAGGGAGAAGATTCGGGCTCTGGAGCCCCTGAAGGCCAAGCTTGTCACTGTGAATGAGGACTGCAATGAGAGGATCCTGGCCATGAGAGCTGAGGAGAAATATGAAATCTCCCTGCTCAAGAAAGAGAAGATGAACTTGCTAAAACTCATCGACAAAAAGAATGAGGAGAAGATTTCATTGCAGAGTGAG GTGACCAAACTGAGGAAGAACTTGGCTGAGGAGTACCTGCACTACCTCAGTGAGCGAGATGCCCGTAAGATCCTCATCGCAGACCTGAATGAGCTGCGGTACCAGCGGGAGGACATGTCATTAGCCCAGTCACCAG GCATCTGGGGGGAGGACCCTGTGAAGTTAACCCTGGCTCTTACGATGACCCGGCAAGACCTGACCCGCACGCAGATGGAACTCAACACCATGAAGGCCAACTTTGGAGATGTGGTCCCCAGGAGGGACTTTGAAATGCAGGAGAAGACCAACAAGCATCTTCAGGAGCAG CTGGACACCCTGAGAGCCAGCTACGAGGAGGTTCGCAAGGAGCATGAGATCCTCATGCAGCTGCACATGAGCACGCTGAAGGAACGGGACCAATTCTTCTCTGAGCTGCAGGAGATCCAGCGCACTTCCACGCCGCGGCCTGACTGGACCAAGTGCAAAG ACTCCAGCTCCCTCTCCCCACATGCAGATGTGGTGGCTGGGGGCCCAGATCGCTGGCAGATGCTGGCTGAGGGCAAGAACAGCGACCAGCTGGTGGACGTGCTCCTGGAAGAGATTGGTTCGGGGCTGCTGCGGGAGAAAGACTTCTTCCCTGGTCTG GGCTATGGGGAAGCCATCCCTGCTTTTCTTCGGTTTGATGGCCTCGTGGAGAACAAGAAGCCAAGCAAGAAGGACGTGGTCAACCTCCTCAAGGATGCCTGGAAGGAACGTCTTGCTGAGGAGCAG AAAGAGACATTCCCGGATTTCTTCTTCAATTTCCTGGAGCATCGCTTTGGGCCCAGTGATGCCATGGCCTGGGCTTatactatttttgaaaatatcaagatCTTCCACTCCAACGAGGTTATGAGTCAGTTCTATGCAGTCTTGATGGGAAAG CGGAGTGAGAATGTGTATGTCACCCAGAAGGAGATAGTAGCCCAGCTGCTGAAGGAGATGACAAATGCTGACAGTCAGAATGAGGGGCTACTAACCATGGAGCAGTTCAA CACTGTCCTCAAGAGTACCTTCCCTCTCAAGACAGAAGAGCAAATCCAGGAGCTGATggaggcagggggctggcatCTCAGCAGCAGCAATGCAGACTTGCTCAACTACCGCTCACTGTTTATGGAG GATGAGGAGGGCCAGAGTGAGCCCTTTGTGCAAAAACTCTGGGAACAATACATGGATGAGAAGGACGAGTACTTACGGCAGCTAAAGCAGGAGCTGGGCATAGAACT CCATGAGGAAGTGACTCTGCCCAAGCTGCGAGGGGGCCTGATGACCATCGACCCCAGCCTGGACAAGCAGACAGTGAACACCTACATGAGCCAGGCCTTCCAGCTCCCTGAGTCGGAAATGCCAGAGGAGGGTGACGAGAAGGAAGAAGCCGTGGTGGAAATCCTCCAGACTGCCCTGGAGCGGCTTCAGGTGATTGACATCAGGCGTGTGGGACCTCGAGAGCCAGAGCCTGCAAGCTAG
- the TSNAXIP1 gene encoding translin-associated factor X-interacting protein 1 isoform X5: MGGHLSPWPTYTSGQTILQNRKPCSDDYRKRVGSCQQHPFHTAKPRYLEELENYLRKELLLLDLGTDSTQELRLQPYREIFEFFIEDFKTYKPLLSSIKNAYEGMLAHQREKIRALEPLKAKLVTVNEDCNERILAMRAEEKYEISLLKKEKMNLLKLIDKKNEEKISLQSEVTKLRKNLAEEYLHYLSERDARKILIADLNELRYQREDMSLAQSPGIWGEDPVKLTLALTMTRQDLTRTQMELNTMKANFGDVVPRRDFEMQEKTNKHLQEQLDTLRASYEEVRKEHEILMQLHMSTLKERDQFFSELQEIQRTSTPRPDWTKCKGEGSRQGPRSCLHVGPDSSSLSPHADVVAGGPDRWQMLAEGKNSDQLVDVLLEEIGSGLLREKDFFPGLGYGEAIPAFLRFDGLVENKKPSKKDVVNLLKDAWKERLAEEQKETFPDFFFNFLEHRFGPSDAMAWAYTIFENIKIFHSNEVMSQFYAVLMGKRSENVYVTQKEIVAQLLKEMTNADSQNEGLLTMEQFNTVLKSTFPLKTEEQIQELMEAGGWHLSSSNADLLNYRSLFMEDEEGQSEPFVQKLWEQYMDEKDEYLRQLKQELGIELHEEVTLPKLRGGLMTIDPSLDKQTVNTYMSQAFQLPESEMPEEGDEKEEAVVEILQTALERLQVIDIRRVGPREPEPAS, encoded by the exons ATGGGTGGGCACCTGTCCCCATGGCCCACATACACCAGTGGCCAGACCATTTTGCAAAATCGAAAACCCTGTTCAGATGACTACCGGAAGCGAGTAGG GAGCTGCCAGCAGCACCCCTTTCACACTGCCAAGCCCCGGTACTTGGAGGAACTGGAAAACTACCTACGCAAGGAGCTCCTCCTACTGGACCTGGGCACAGATTCCACCCAGGAACTAAGGCTGCAG CCTTACAGAGAGATCTTTGAGTTCTTCATAGAGGACTTCAAAACGTACAAGCCATTACTATCCTCCATCAAGAATGCGTATGAGGGGATGCTGG CCCACCAAAGGGAGAAGATTCGGGCTCTGGAGCCCCTGAAGGCCAAGCTTGTCACTGTGAATGAGGACTGCAATGAGAGGATCCTGGCCATGAGAGCTGAGGAGAAATATGAAATCTCCCTGCTCAAGAAAGAGAAGATGAACTTGCTAAAACTCATCGACAAAAAGAATGAGGAGAAGATTTCATTGCAGAGTGAG GTGACCAAACTGAGGAAGAACTTGGCTGAGGAGTACCTGCACTACCTCAGTGAGCGAGATGCCCGTAAGATCCTCATCGCAGACCTGAATGAGCTGCGGTACCAGCGGGAGGACATGTCATTAGCCCAGTCACCAG GCATCTGGGGGGAGGACCCTGTGAAGTTAACCCTGGCTCTTACGATGACCCGGCAAGACCTGACCCGCACGCAGATGGAACTCAACACCATGAAGGCCAACTTTGGAGATGTGGTCCCCAGGAGGGACTTTGAAATGCAGGAGAAGACCAACAAGCATCTTCAGGAGCAG CTGGACACCCTGAGAGCCAGCTACGAGGAGGTTCGCAAGGAGCATGAGATCCTCATGCAGCTGCACATGAGCACGCTGAAGGAACGGGACCAATTCTTCTCTGAGCTGCAGGAGATCCAGCGCACTTCCACGCCGCGGCCTGACTGGACCAAGTGCAAAGGTGAGGGCAGCCGGCAGGGCCCCAGGTCCTGCTTACATGTGGGCCCAGACTCCAGCTCCCTCTCCCCACATGCAGATGTGGTGGCTGGGGGCCCAGATCGCTGGCAGATGCTGGCTGAGGGCAAGAACAGCGACCAGCTGGTGGACGTGCTCCTGGAAGAGATTGGTTCGGGGCTGCTGCGGGAGAAAGACTTCTTCCCTGGTCTG GGCTATGGGGAAGCCATCCCTGCTTTTCTTCGGTTTGATGGCCTCGTGGAGAACAAGAAGCCAAGCAAGAAGGACGTGGTCAACCTCCTCAAGGATGCCTGGAAGGAACGTCTTGCTGAGGAGCAG AAAGAGACATTCCCGGATTTCTTCTTCAATTTCCTGGAGCATCGCTTTGGGCCCAGTGATGCCATGGCCTGGGCTTatactatttttgaaaatatcaagatCTTCCACTCCAACGAGGTTATGAGTCAGTTCTATGCAGTCTTGATGGGAAAG CGGAGTGAGAATGTGTATGTCACCCAGAAGGAGATAGTAGCCCAGCTGCTGAAGGAGATGACAAATGCTGACAGTCAGAATGAGGGGCTACTAACCATGGAGCAGTTCAA CACTGTCCTCAAGAGTACCTTCCCTCTCAAGACAGAAGAGCAAATCCAGGAGCTGATggaggcagggggctggcatCTCAGCAGCAGCAATGCAGACTTGCTCAACTACCGCTCACTGTTTATGGAG GATGAGGAGGGCCAGAGTGAGCCCTTTGTGCAAAAACTCTGGGAACAATACATGGATGAGAAGGACGAGTACTTACGGCAGCTAAAGCAGGAGCTGGGCATAGAACT CCATGAGGAAGTGACTCTGCCCAAGCTGCGAGGGGGCCTGATGACCATCGACCCCAGCCTGGACAAGCAGACAGTGAACACCTACATGAGCCAGGCCTTCCAGCTCCCTGAGTCGGAAATGCCAGAGGAGGGTGACGAGAAGGAAGAAGCCGTGGTGGAAATCCTCCAGACTGCCCTGGAGCGGCTTCAGGTGATTGACATCAGGCGTGTGGGACCTCGAGAGCCAGAGCCTGCAAGCTAG
- the TSNAXIP1 gene encoding translin-associated factor X-interacting protein 1 isoform X9 — translation MGGHLSPWPTYTSGQTILQNRKPCSDDYRKRVGSCQQHPFHTAKPRYLEELENYLRKELLLLDLGTDSTQELRLQPYREIFEFFIEDFKTYKPLLSSIKNAYEGMLAHQREKIRALEPLKAKLVTVNEDCNERILAMRAEEKYEISLLKKEKMNLLKLIDKKNEEKISLQSEVTKLRKNLAEEYLHYLSERDARKILIADLNELRYQREDMSLAQSPGIWGEDPVKLTLALTMTRQDLTRTQMELNTMKANFGDVVPRRDFEMQEKTNKHLQEQLDTLRASYEEVRKEHEILMQLHMSTLKERDQFFSELQEIQRTSTPRPDWTKCKDVVAGGPDRWQMLAEGKNSDQLVDVLLEEIGSGLLREKDFFPGLGYGEAIPAFLRFDGLVENKKPSKKDVVNLLKDAWKERLAEEQKETFPDFFFNFLEHRFGPSDAMAWAYTIFENIKIFHSNEVMSQFYAVLMGKRSENVYVTQKEIVAQLLKEMTNADSQNEGLLTMEQFNTVLKSTFPLKTEEQIQELMEAGGWHLSSSNADLLNYRSLFMEDEEGQSEPFVQKLWEQYMDEKDEYLRQLKQELGIELHEEVTLPKLRGGLMTIDPSLDKQTVNTYMSQAFQLPESEMPEEGDEKEEAVVEILQTALERLQVIDIRRVGPREPEPAS, via the exons ATGGGTGGGCACCTGTCCCCATGGCCCACATACACCAGTGGCCAGACCATTTTGCAAAATCGAAAACCCTGTTCAGATGACTACCGGAAGCGAGTAGG GAGCTGCCAGCAGCACCCCTTTCACACTGCCAAGCCCCGGTACTTGGAGGAACTGGAAAACTACCTACGCAAGGAGCTCCTCCTACTGGACCTGGGCACAGATTCCACCCAGGAACTAAGGCTGCAG CCTTACAGAGAGATCTTTGAGTTCTTCATAGAGGACTTCAAAACGTACAAGCCATTACTATCCTCCATCAAGAATGCGTATGAGGGGATGCTGG CCCACCAAAGGGAGAAGATTCGGGCTCTGGAGCCCCTGAAGGCCAAGCTTGTCACTGTGAATGAGGACTGCAATGAGAGGATCCTGGCCATGAGAGCTGAGGAGAAATATGAAATCTCCCTGCTCAAGAAAGAGAAGATGAACTTGCTAAAACTCATCGACAAAAAGAATGAGGAGAAGATTTCATTGCAGAGTGAG GTGACCAAACTGAGGAAGAACTTGGCTGAGGAGTACCTGCACTACCTCAGTGAGCGAGATGCCCGTAAGATCCTCATCGCAGACCTGAATGAGCTGCGGTACCAGCGGGAGGACATGTCATTAGCCCAGTCACCAG GCATCTGGGGGGAGGACCCTGTGAAGTTAACCCTGGCTCTTACGATGACCCGGCAAGACCTGACCCGCACGCAGATGGAACTCAACACCATGAAGGCCAACTTTGGAGATGTGGTCCCCAGGAGGGACTTTGAAATGCAGGAGAAGACCAACAAGCATCTTCAGGAGCAG CTGGACACCCTGAGAGCCAGCTACGAGGAGGTTCGCAAGGAGCATGAGATCCTCATGCAGCTGCACATGAGCACGCTGAAGGAACGGGACCAATTCTTCTCTGAGCTGCAGGAGATCCAGCGCACTTCCACGCCGCGGCCTGACTGGACCAAGTGCAAAG ATGTGGTGGCTGGGGGCCCAGATCGCTGGCAGATGCTGGCTGAGGGCAAGAACAGCGACCAGCTGGTGGACGTGCTCCTGGAAGAGATTGGTTCGGGGCTGCTGCGGGAGAAAGACTTCTTCCCTGGTCTG GGCTATGGGGAAGCCATCCCTGCTTTTCTTCGGTTTGATGGCCTCGTGGAGAACAAGAAGCCAAGCAAGAAGGACGTGGTCAACCTCCTCAAGGATGCCTGGAAGGAACGTCTTGCTGAGGAGCAG AAAGAGACATTCCCGGATTTCTTCTTCAATTTCCTGGAGCATCGCTTTGGGCCCAGTGATGCCATGGCCTGGGCTTatactatttttgaaaatatcaagatCTTCCACTCCAACGAGGTTATGAGTCAGTTCTATGCAGTCTTGATGGGAAAG CGGAGTGAGAATGTGTATGTCACCCAGAAGGAGATAGTAGCCCAGCTGCTGAAGGAGATGACAAATGCTGACAGTCAGAATGAGGGGCTACTAACCATGGAGCAGTTCAA CACTGTCCTCAAGAGTACCTTCCCTCTCAAGACAGAAGAGCAAATCCAGGAGCTGATggaggcagggggctggcatCTCAGCAGCAGCAATGCAGACTTGCTCAACTACCGCTCACTGTTTATGGAG GATGAGGAGGGCCAGAGTGAGCCCTTTGTGCAAAAACTCTGGGAACAATACATGGATGAGAAGGACGAGTACTTACGGCAGCTAAAGCAGGAGCTGGGCATAGAACT CCATGAGGAAGTGACTCTGCCCAAGCTGCGAGGGGGCCTGATGACCATCGACCCCAGCCTGGACAAGCAGACAGTGAACACCTACATGAGCCAGGCCTTCCAGCTCCCTGAGTCGGAAATGCCAGAGGAGGGTGACGAGAAGGAAGAAGCCGTGGTGGAAATCCTCCAGACTGCCCTGGAGCGGCTTCAGGTGATTGACATCAGGCGTGTGGGACCTCGAGAGCCAGAGCCTGCAAGCTAG